From Alphaproteobacteria bacterium, the proteins below share one genomic window:
- a CDS encoding polyisoprenoid-binding protein: protein MASGIACAETRWEVDKAKSKIGFAASYNGDPVNGSFAQFYPDIVFDPGNLDASAITVKIPIASIQTNYDERDATVQMQPWFDSKSYPEAVFISQKIIKTGEQSYHADGTLTIKGIQKPTGFDFHFTEWKENRALNIVNAVMQADFTVMRNDFKVGEGQWADDKLIGNKISVHLSVAASRPIN from the coding sequence ATGGCATCCGGGATTGCCTGCGCTGAAACGCGTTGGGAAGTCGATAAAGCCAAAAGCAAAATTGGCTTTGCCGCCAGTTACAATGGCGATCCGGTAAATGGGTCTTTTGCCCAATTTTATCCGGATATTGTTTTCGATCCGGGTAATTTGGATGCGAGTGCGATTACGGTAAAAATCCCGATCGCCTCTATCCAGACCAATTACGACGAACGCGATGCGACCGTTCAAATGCAGCCTTGGTTTGACAGTAAATCTTACCCGGAGGCCGTTTTTATTTCGCAAAAAATAATTAAGACCGGCGAGCAGTCTTATCATGCCGATGGTACATTGACGATAAAAGGAATTCAAAAGCCGACCGGATTCGATTTCCATTTCACGGAATGGAAGGAAAATAGAGCCCTGAATATTGTTAATGCTGTAATGCAGGCCGATTTTACCGTGATGCGCAATGATTTCAAAGTTGGCGAAGGCCAGTGGGCCGACGATAAATTAATCGGCAATAAAATCAGCGTACATTTAAGTGTCGCGGCGTCCCGGCCAATA